The Archangium lipolyticum genome contains a region encoding:
- a CDS encoding alpha/beta fold hydrolase, with product MSEQGRVVEQRNIQTKRLTVHTRMTGTEGFPVVFVHGNCSSSAFFDSLLERLPTGLRGIAPDLRGYGETEPKPIDATRGMRDFSDDVASLLDALNIQKALFVAHSAGAGVVMQLTLDHPSRVAGLVLEAPVSPYGFGGTRDADGTPCWSDFAGSGGGTANPDFVQRLAKKDRSTESQTSPRNVMNGCYVKPPFKSPREEALLDSVLSTRISDAHYPGNFEKSPNWPGVAPGTTGMNNAFAPKYFNLGAFASLSIKPDVLWIRGADDVIVSDTSLFDFGYLGKLGAIPGWPGDEKYPPQPMISQTRRLFERYAANGGRFREEVLTDTGHSPHIEKPQEFERLAFPFLLEHAR from the coding sequence ATGAGCGAACAGGGCCGGGTCGTGGAGCAGCGCAACATCCAGACGAAGCGGCTCACCGTGCACACGCGGATGACTGGCACGGAGGGCTTTCCGGTGGTGTTCGTGCACGGCAACTGCTCGTCCTCGGCCTTCTTCGACTCGCTGCTCGAGCGACTTCCCACGGGGCTGCGAGGCATCGCGCCGGACCTGCGCGGCTACGGCGAGACGGAGCCCAAGCCCATCGACGCCACGCGCGGCATGCGTGACTTCAGCGACGACGTGGCCTCGCTGCTGGACGCGCTGAACATCCAGAAGGCGCTCTTCGTGGCCCACTCGGCGGGCGCGGGCGTGGTGATGCAGCTGACGCTCGACCACCCCTCGCGCGTGGCCGGCCTGGTGCTGGAGGCGCCCGTGTCCCCGTATGGCTTTGGCGGCACGCGCGACGCGGATGGCACGCCCTGCTGGTCCGACTTCGCGGGCTCGGGCGGCGGCACCGCCAACCCCGACTTCGTGCAGCGCCTGGCGAAGAAGGACCGCTCGACGGAGAGCCAGACGTCTCCGCGCAACGTGATGAACGGCTGCTACGTGAAGCCGCCCTTCAAGTCGCCCCGGGAGGAGGCGCTGCTGGACTCGGTGCTCTCCACGCGCATCTCGGACGCGCACTACCCCGGCAACTTCGAGAAGAGCCCCAACTGGCCCGGCGTGGCCCCCGGCACCACGGGGATGAACAACGCCTTCGCGCCCAAGTACTTCAACCTCGGCGCGTTCGCCTCCCTGTCCATCAAGCCGGACGTGCTGTGGATCCGCGGCGCGGATGACGTCATCGTCTCGGACACCTCGCTCTTCGACTTCGGCTACCTGGGCAAGCTGGGCGCCATCCCCGGCTGGCCCGGCGACGAGAAGTACCCGCCGCAACCGATGATCAGCCAGACGCGCCGGCTGTTCGAGCGCTACGCCGCCAACGGTGGCCGCTTCCGCGAGGAGGTGCTCACGGACACCGGCCACAGCCCGCATATCGAAAAGCCCCAGGAGTTCGAGCGGCTCGCCTTCCCGTTCCTCCTCGAGCACGCCCGCTGA
- a CDS encoding esterase/lipase family protein, translating into MKTSLKLSLSAAALLTAPVAGAALPTDLAPYFDANAAPANTYRVVGTYTPPTWSWGQIELLEGQQLYRTEYYNKRTEKLRDQDTYQSSSYPVRTYYGSLNQQLVNAFNLHYKNACATTAGSTCPVPGPTRPEARFVLLHKGRKTAARTCNVNLTPTLLVHGAMQDGNVWLFPNGNDGTGSAYGGASQVTGFVQDLESKNRCVYAVTFGSFHGDNFSQAINVSNAVKRIKALHPGVARVDVVGWSKGVLSVDAWLSNAPTWTGFSTTRFFERMAAEQAKAVPAYDDSVRTYVALSGPHRGIDLNFRHPIHTLTIASTSNNAPVGRGPMPWTYFSAFQCVNWGPDVPWYNNPYAESVCEGSGGTWPDYFRRIYVSNITSLDSTGKPVTGGTLKTLNVNQGVSSTSFNFDEYNMSMFGSVDDTGKYVNAYVGQLQTSDDLRGLYPIPDRSAYEWSDVDQDEARFFPWVDQKLIYNPYNPAIAAGYLSSTNTQCKATAFDPVGSPCYAYHAYNTNQNREAYDALGYGKYRIIQSLGIAAAKEMGGKFITRLSERGLDPRLPSLYVLYGTTYGASTDARYETDGMSCPTCSVNGDGVLFNASIAAVNQLTQGWTSTKKTADAKQEGVPYGHLEVGVTPAVWAKMTAHFASRD; encoded by the coding sequence ATGAAGACGTCGTTGAAGTTGTCGCTCTCGGCCGCGGCCCTGCTCACCGCCCCCGTTGCCGGAGCCGCCCTGCCCACGGACCTGGCTCCGTATTTCGATGCGAACGCCGCGCCCGCCAACACCTACCGGGTCGTCGGCACGTACACGCCGCCCACCTGGTCCTGGGGGCAGATCGAGCTGCTCGAGGGCCAGCAGCTCTACCGCACCGAGTATTACAACAAGCGCACGGAGAAGCTGCGCGACCAGGACACCTACCAGTCCTCGAGCTATCCGGTGCGCACCTACTACGGCTCGCTCAACCAGCAGCTCGTGAACGCGTTCAACCTCCATTACAAGAACGCCTGTGCGACAACGGCGGGGAGCACCTGTCCGGTGCCGGGCCCGACGCGCCCCGAGGCGCGCTTCGTGCTGCTGCACAAGGGCCGGAAGACGGCGGCGCGCACCTGCAACGTGAACCTGACGCCCACGCTGCTGGTGCACGGGGCCATGCAGGACGGCAACGTGTGGCTCTTCCCCAACGGCAATGACGGGACGGGCAGCGCGTACGGCGGCGCCTCGCAGGTGACGGGCTTCGTGCAGGACCTGGAGAGCAAGAACCGCTGCGTGTACGCGGTCACCTTCGGCTCCTTCCACGGAGACAACTTCAGCCAGGCCATCAACGTGTCCAACGCGGTCAAGCGCATCAAGGCGCTGCACCCGGGCGTGGCGCGCGTGGACGTGGTGGGGTGGAGCAAGGGCGTGCTGTCGGTGGACGCGTGGCTGAGCAACGCGCCCACGTGGACGGGCTTCAGCACCACGCGCTTCTTCGAGCGCATGGCGGCGGAGCAGGCCAAGGCGGTGCCGGCGTATGACGACTCGGTGCGCACGTACGTGGCGCTGAGCGGTCCGCACCGGGGCATCGACCTGAACTTCCGCCACCCCATCCACACGCTGACGATCGCCAGCACGTCGAACAACGCGCCGGTGGGCCGCGGCCCGATGCCGTGGACGTACTTCTCCGCCTTCCAGTGCGTGAACTGGGGCCCGGACGTGCCCTGGTACAACAACCCCTACGCGGAGAGCGTGTGCGAGGGCTCCGGCGGCACCTGGCCGGACTACTTCCGCCGCATCTACGTGTCCAACATCACCAGCCTGGACTCCACGGGCAAGCCTGTCACCGGCGGCACGCTCAAGACGCTCAACGTGAACCAGGGTGTCTCGTCGACCTCGTTCAACTTCGACGAGTATAACATGAGCATGTTCGGCAGCGTGGACGACACGGGCAAGTACGTGAACGCCTACGTGGGCCAGCTGCAGACGTCGGATGACCTGCGGGGCCTCTACCCCATCCCGGACCGCAGCGCCTACGAGTGGTCGGACGTGGACCAGGACGAGGCGCGCTTCTTCCCGTGGGTGGACCAGAAGCTCATCTACAACCCGTACAACCCGGCCATCGCCGCGGGCTACCTGAGCAGCACGAATACCCAGTGCAAGGCGACGGCGTTCGATCCGGTGGGCAGCCCCTGCTACGCCTACCACGCCTACAACACGAACCAGAACCGCGAGGCCTACGACGCGCTGGGCTACGGCAAGTACCGCATCATCCAGAGCCTGGGCATCGCGGCGGCCAAGGAGATGGGCGGCAAGTTCATCACCCGGCTGTCCGAGCGCGGACTGGACCCGCGGCTGCCCTCGCTCTACGTGCTGTACGGCACCACGTACGGGGCGAGCACGGACGCGCGCTACGAGACGGACGGCATGAGCTGCCCCACCTGCTCGGTGAACGGTGACGGCGTGCTGTTCAACGCGAGCATCGCGGCGGTGAACCAGCTCACCCAGGGCTGGACGTCCACCAAGAAGACCGCGGACGCCAAGCAGGAGGGCGTGCCCTACGGCCACCTGGAGGTGGGTGTCACCCCGGCCGTCTGGGCCAAGATGACGGCTCACTTCGCCTCGCGCGACTGA
- a CDS encoding alpha/beta fold hydrolase — protein MKTSSALSLLLLAGLSTGCATSYASRPPLSFQDLDYSSLEGKPWPLQRLALADTAAALGLARVPEMAYVELNPEGQRTIIFIHGLGSYLKFWRYQLDAIAAQGYRVIAVDLPGYGKSDKPASFPYTMEAMADAVHELASKVCIDKPILVGHSMGGQTALSYAIRYPEDLSGLVLTSPAGFEKFSRKEQAWFKRSFSTQLIKSAPEYGIWGSVRQSNFERWRPELEWLIEERVRVAKSPEFDSYAYANVRTVDGLAHDDFVRDSLGHITVNTLIVYGEDDRLIPNPYLHGGEVSDIMMYGHEHIRRSQLVGLKGCGHTVQMDCPQEYNEQVLAFLKGLESGGSGK, from the coding sequence ATGAAGACTTCGAGTGCGCTGAGCCTGCTCCTGCTCGCGGGCCTCTCTACCGGGTGCGCCACCTCGTACGCCTCGCGCCCGCCGCTGTCCTTCCAGGACCTCGACTACTCCTCGCTCGAGGGCAAGCCCTGGCCGCTCCAGCGGCTCGCCCTGGCCGACACCGCCGCCGCCCTCGGCCTGGCGCGCGTGCCGGAGATGGCCTACGTCGAGCTCAACCCCGAGGGCCAGCGGACCATCATCTTCATCCACGGGCTGGGCTCGTACCTGAAGTTCTGGCGCTACCAGCTCGACGCCATCGCCGCGCAGGGCTACCGCGTCATCGCCGTGGACCTGCCGGGCTACGGCAAGTCCGACAAGCCCGCCTCGTTCCCGTACACCATGGAGGCCATGGCCGACGCGGTGCACGAGCTCGCGAGCAAGGTGTGCATCGACAAGCCCATCCTCGTGGGACACTCCATGGGAGGGCAGACGGCGCTCTCGTATGCCATCCGCTACCCGGAGGACCTGTCGGGGCTCGTGCTCACGTCGCCCGCGGGCTTCGAGAAGTTCAGCCGCAAGGAGCAGGCGTGGTTCAAGCGCTCCTTCAGCACGCAGCTCATCAAGAGCGCGCCCGAGTACGGCATCTGGGGCAGCGTGCGCCAGTCCAACTTCGAGCGCTGGCGCCCCGAGCTCGAGTGGCTCATCGAGGAGCGCGTGCGGGTGGCGAAGAGCCCCGAGTTCGACTCCTACGCCTACGCCAACGTGCGCACGGTGGACGGGCTCGCGCATGACGACTTCGTGCGCGACAGCCTGGGCCACATCACGGTGAACACGCTCATCGTCTACGGAGAGGACGACCGCCTCATCCCCAACCCATACCTGCACGGGGGCGAGGTGAGCGACATCATGATGTACGGGCACGAGCACATCCGGCGCTCGCAGCTGGTGGGCCTGAAGGGCTGCGGCCACACCGTCCAGATGGATTGCCCCCAGGAGTACAACGAGCAGGTGCTCGCGTTCCTGAAGGGGCTGGAGTCCGGGGGCTCCGGGAAGTAG
- a CDS encoding acyl-CoA synthetase has translation MFIGDWMGRGAMYWPEHTAVVDVARGESGRFTYRAMNARAEALAGWLRDVAGVSRGDRVGLVAHNGVENLDVFFACGKLGAIFVPFNWRLHAQELTDLVRDTGPRVLLFSDDFRDNVAAVHRQVGDSLKLVHLEGQGLPESRPYAEVLAHVSTSKVTNEQVSEEDIICLLFTGGTTGKSKGARISYRMVAWNTLNTLIHEVRPGDVTVTHTPMFHTGGLLVYTVPMLTCGGTVVLMRRWDADEMLRLVEREKVTLFFAVPTQYQQMYDSPRFRTTDLSSVRFVTSGGAPLPVPLLQAWQAVHRVPFKQGFGMTEFGPGIFSMGPEFAESKAGSIGRPNYFIDARLVDDDGRDVPEGGTGELILKAPSMCSGYFENAEATAEAIDAGGWFHTGDLARRDADGFYFIVGRKKDMFISGGENVYPLELETVLYEHPAVQACSVVGVPDAKWGEVGRAFVVLKPGASATPDALLEHLRNRVARYKVPKKVELVEALPVSAAGKILKRELRERAIASDKS, from the coding sequence ATGTTCATCGGCGACTGGATGGGTCGTGGGGCCATGTATTGGCCGGAGCACACGGCGGTGGTGGATGTGGCCAGGGGAGAGTCGGGCCGCTTCACCTACCGGGCGATGAACGCGCGCGCCGAGGCGCTCGCGGGCTGGCTGCGGGACGTGGCCGGCGTGTCGAGGGGTGACCGGGTGGGGCTGGTGGCCCACAACGGGGTGGAGAACCTGGATGTGTTCTTCGCCTGCGGGAAGCTGGGCGCCATCTTCGTCCCCTTCAACTGGCGCCTGCACGCGCAGGAGCTGACGGACCTGGTGCGCGACACGGGCCCGCGCGTGCTGCTCTTCAGCGACGACTTCCGCGACAACGTGGCGGCGGTGCACAGGCAGGTGGGGGACTCGCTGAAGCTCGTGCACCTGGAGGGACAGGGTCTGCCGGAGAGCCGCCCGTACGCCGAGGTGCTGGCGCACGTGTCCACGTCGAAGGTGACGAACGAGCAGGTGAGCGAGGAGGACATCATCTGCCTGCTCTTCACGGGCGGGACGACGGGGAAGTCGAAGGGTGCGCGCATCAGCTACCGGATGGTGGCGTGGAACACGCTCAACACGCTCATCCACGAGGTGCGGCCCGGGGACGTGACGGTGACGCACACGCCGATGTTCCACACGGGCGGACTGCTGGTCTACACGGTGCCGATGCTCACGTGTGGGGGCACGGTGGTGCTGATGCGCCGCTGGGACGCGGACGAGATGCTGCGGCTGGTGGAGCGCGAGAAGGTAACGCTCTTCTTCGCGGTGCCGACGCAGTACCAGCAGATGTACGACTCGCCGCGCTTCCGGACGACGGACCTGTCGAGCGTGCGCTTCGTGACGAGCGGTGGAGCGCCGCTGCCTGTGCCGTTGTTGCAGGCGTGGCAGGCGGTGCACCGGGTGCCCTTCAAGCAGGGCTTCGGCATGACGGAGTTCGGGCCCGGCATCTTCAGCATGGGTCCGGAGTTCGCGGAGTCGAAGGCGGGCTCGATCGGCCGGCCCAACTACTTCATCGACGCGCGGCTGGTGGATGACGACGGGCGGGACGTGCCCGAGGGGGGCACGGGGGAGCTCATCCTCAAGGCGCCGTCGATGTGCTCGGGGTACTTCGAGAACGCGGAGGCGACGGCGGAGGCGATCGACGCGGGGGGTTGGTTCCACACGGGGGACCTGGCGCGGCGGGACGCGGACGGCTTCTACTTCATCGTGGGGCGCAAGAAGGACATGTTCATCTCCGGGGGAGAGAACGTGTACCCGCTGGAGCTGGAGACGGTGCTGTACGAGCACCCGGCGGTGCAGGCCTGCTCGGTGGTGGGGGTGCCCGACGCGAAGTGGGGCGAGGTGGGGCGAGCCTTCGTGGTGCTCAAGCCAGGGGCATCGGCGACGCCGGATGCACTGCTGGAGCACCTGCGCAACCGGGTAGCGCGCTACAAGGTGCCGAAGAAGGTGGAGCTGGTGGAGGCGCTGCCGGTGTCGGCGGCGGGAAAGATTCTCAAGCGAGAGCTGCGAGAGCGGGCGATCGCCTCCGACAAGAGTTGA